The Aspergillus nidulans FGSC A4 chromosome VII nucleotide sequence AATTTTGCATatacgaggatgaagggagagattgaagaaggaGTGAAAGCTTTAGGATTCGAGAGAACGGTGATTTTGCGGCCGGGATTGATCGCTGGTCAGAGAGAGGAAAGTCGGCCGGCCGAGGCTGTCGCTCGATTCTTTGCAGGGGCTCTTGGTAAAGTGCACTCTAGCTTGAAGGATGGATGGGCTCAGGAATCCGACGTTATCGGCAAGGCTGCGGTCAATGCTGGGCTAAAGGCACTAAATggcgaagttccagcggGCAGTGAAAAGGTCTGGTATTTGTATGGCAGTGATATTATTCAACATGGGAAAGAATAATTCGGCTCTACCTTGACAACTCTTGTTTGAGAGGCACAATGTGTATATGGGTTTGTGGGTTACACTCCGAGATGTTTCTTCAGCTCATTGCCTGCTCAGTGCTTCTTAGTAATAATTGTATATCCCTACTATGCGCTCCACTTCAACAAAACAATTCTTAGTTACATTCAAGTGTCAAACTTCTGAGCGCTCCGAGTACTCTAACCGTATGAGCTCACTTTCTCTCCCTATTCTTCCTCGGCGACCCCCCGCTGCTATGCGCACCATCTTCCTTATCCGCGTTCTTCGCCGCACCCCCCTCCATCGGATCCCGTGTCCCGCTAACATTCTTATCTGCGGGACTGACAGTCAGTGGATCACGCGAATCCCCTTTCTTGTTTGTCTCTTTTTGTGACGCATTTAGTTCGCTTTCCGGTGAGGTCTCGGACGGATCAAACGCGGTGTCACGAGTAGCAACCTCATCCGTCGTGGCTGACTGTGTTTCTTCGCTGCGTTGAGGGTCCAGCTTGCTGCGGTCATGGAAGTGgtcttcctcatcttgtGGCTGGGATTGACGTAAAGGTGTGGTAATGAAAGTCCTGCGAGCTGCCTGGGATTGGGTCTTTGCTAATGAATTGAAAGCGAAAGTCCGCTGGGGTTTGCGAAGAGTGGCAACTCCGCGAAAATAGGGAATCTTTGACAATTCCTTCCACATGTTGGCGAAATTCGGGATCGTTAGGTATTGTTTATTGGAGATGTGGGATTGTATTTTTGTAATCGAGTGCTGTCCCGTGTTTCTGAGATATAGTTAAGCCTGCGTCAAAGAGTTGCGGCGGTGTATGGCTTACGTTTGTGAAATTAGACTTCAATTCCGGGTTCTATGAGATGAatagaggaaaagaagaaggtcgtAATGAAATTATACGTCTGGTTTTCAACGTCCACGACTTCTACCGGCAGTCATAATGACGTCATATTACTCTTATCTACACGTGACTGATAAACAGCAACCTGTGCATATGCCAAGCATAGCCAGGAACAATAATAGCTCCAGCCAAAGACATTACTGCGCTCGTTCAATAATCCGCCAATATATCACACACTGTTAAAGGAGACGGTATACAAACCTAGTTGGGCTGTTGGAATACGCGGCAAGGAGAGAGGGGAAAATGAAATAGACGCACGGCTTAGACATGTTTTGAGTAGGGTAAGATCCCCACTCAGGTGAACAATCTGAGCCTTGGCAACGGAGATGTCTTCCATCATGAGACAGAGCACTGCGCGCATGAACGAGTAGAGGGGAGCTCTGTGAGCCTGAAAGCCTGAAAAACAGACTTCCAATTGCCACGTCAAAGGGCTATATAGAGTAATGGCTTATGAAATGAATCATGAACGCCACGCTGCGGTCTCCCTGCAAACTCGGAGCATGCTGGGATGTGCGACAGCGTAGCTGATCAGTACCATACCAACAACTGCTATGCAGCAACGGAAACGAAGGAAAAAGCGCGAATAGGCAATACCAAAAGTATGAAGACATGCCACAGTGTGACGATCTTTGATGCAACAGCGCTACAGCGAGAGTGACTAGGCCACCATCACACCTATTACCCAGCTGCATCGAGGACCCACTTTGCTAATCAACTATTGCTAGTCAAACTAGGTCTTAAATAATTCAAAATGAGCATCAGAATTCCGAATCACGAACATGGGCCTAGAACTCGAAAGGGCAACACAGCTGTCAACATGCGCGTGCATGAGCCTATTGAACCGCGGGTGGGCGGGCCCCTGTGAGGTTTTGGGAGGCTGCAATGCGCTTGCAGGGGCCTTGTTTAGCTGCATAACCCTCTGGGCATGTCGGCGAATTGACTGGCCGTAGCCTGCTGATAATGTTTAGCCTGCGTCTCCTTAAGACCAATCCCAGTGCGTAGCAAGGATACGCCCAAGGAATGCCCTCACCTTAAAGTTGCAAAAGCAGAATCGACCGGTTCCATTTGTTACCTGAATAAACAGCGGATGCGGAAGCCGCAGAGGGCACGCCTGCTCGAATAATCACGGGATCAGAACAACCCGGCGTACTGGAGCGGGTATGTGGGTCCATTTGAATTCAAATTCAACGTCATCAAAAGCGCTTTTTGGTAACTAGGCCACGCGCAGAGGACATGGCAAGGTCCAACAAGGCTATCCGCTTTCTCTCATGATTTGAGAGTGAAAGGAGGACCATGATTGATTGGAGCAGATTGTTTCCCATGATTTCGGCGAGATCCTTGTTTCTGAAAGTATAATTGCCACTGTCAAGGATGGAACGAGACGTGCCCGACGTAAGACAACttgggacgaggacgaggctgTGGCGAAAGCAGAATGTATTGGCTCGTGAATGTATGCGGAAGGTGGTCTCCAaattgcttcttcattgtgGCCACAGAGCCTGGAAAAGAAGACTCTGAGTTGGCAACCAACATCGTTCCACGTCTCCGGACTTTGACTGTTTAGAGACATAACCAGCCCAAACGGTATGCTCCCAAGATTCTTCGAAACAACGCCAGAACTGCAGCAAAATTGTAGAACATCCACGAAACTATTGTCACTTCTAGGGCCCGGCCAAGCGGAGACGAAAGGATTGCCCAATCGTTCACCAATGACGGTGAGAGACGAAATGAAGTAGCCTCTTGAGCTCATTCCCATGCAACATGCGTCGACAACCTGCTCCCTGGAATAAGCCCATcagcagaagacgaaatTTGAAGGCCATTAACCAGACGAAGGGCGCCACGTCAGAGAGTCTCCGAGCTCTAGTGCAGCTGCATGGGTTCGACGAAGGTCTACCGTGCCACAGGCTGTATCAACAATGGCCGAAGCGCAAGAGGGCATCCTATCATCTTGGACGAGAGGCGTATGGAACCGAACTGAACCCTGCACCTGAGCGGGGGTGGATGCAGGATTACTTGTCTGCAGATGAAGGAGATCAGCTGAATCAATCGGTCCTCCGTGGAATCCGAGCTCATCTTACCAATTCAAGGAATGGCGGACTCCAAGGCTGCTAGCAAGAGATGCAACGGACACCAATCGACGAATGCTAGTGACGCATAGTTTGCCACGAAGGGCAGAAAATTTTTGGGCAACCATGTCCTGACGGGAGCACGCGGAGATGAGACCATTAGCGATGGCAAGGTTCCATTCACATCCCTTAGCCGATGAGGAACGGACGGGATGAATGAACCAAAGCCCGAAAACATGTCAAGGTCCGGGAGAGACAAACGCTATTACCCACTCCAATCACGGTAGGACGTGCTGGATGAGCAGAACAAGGCCATAAGCTCTCCCCCAGTCAAGCTGACCGTATCAGGACTGGCAACAAGGGCAAGCATATCTGAACCAATTGGCTGTGATTGCGGATTTAGATAACCTGGCAGGGGTGATGATGCACTGAAAGGTTGGGCCGGCATAACAGACTGATCACGATCGAGCCGATGCAATAAACGACTCTTCGAAATCGTTTATTGCTTTTGGGATTTCACATTGTTTGCCGAACCCCGCTCCCTAATGATTGGACACTTGGGCTTTGCTCTTGACATCCATTTTCTAGTTTCGTTTTGTTTCGATTCCTCGTTTCCAATTGAATGCAAAGTTAACTTCGAACTGGGAGCAAAGGCTCCCAGTGTAAGACAGCTTGACAGCTGGCAAAAGGGCACAGCCTAATCATGCAGGAGCTTTGATCCAGCAAGTGTGAAGGATGTCTGGTTCTCGAAAACTGGTCTCATGCGGAACGCAGATGCATGGACGAAACGGGGATGATCGAAGGAAAATCCATGGCCACCGTTCCAAGTAACCGTCCCGGAACGAGAATAATTGATTCGAAACTGAGGGATTTTCAAATTTGCAGCCTAGCTGAAAAGGAGCCATGCTGCCACGACAGCAGGATGCATGCATTCGTGAAGCGTCCGCTGATTACGACCGCCCCGGAAAAGGAACATTGTGGATATTTCGTGTCTCCACTAGTCGACCAGGAGAAACATTCGGCGGACGCGATGTGAATGTGATGAGAGGACATGCCCTAGGCGATAAGCCGTCGCATGCTGAGGGGCTCAATCGACGGCGAATGGTGGTAGAACGAAGAAGCAGTGAATCGTCACATAGGAGCTCCTCACGAGACATAAATAGGGCCGTCCGTTCCCATAGATTGATGAGATGGATCATTCAACGTTTCAGACCACACTTCTCCGTACGGAATAACAAGCGATAACTGCCTGCCTTTTCATATAAGTTGTTTCAACATTGAACCTTCCACAATCTTCAATAGACATTGTGCAAGCCCAGCCTATCAAATTCCCTTGGGCGGCAGGAAGATCAACGTCAGCCAGTCATATTTCAGGAAAAGGTGAAACGACGAACTGTACCAATCAGTGAGTCTAAACCGCGAGCTAGCATGATCATAGCTGACTGAATTGGTAGAAATGTGTTTCTACAACCAGAAGAGATTCGCCTGCGGAGACTACTGCTGGACCAACTTTGCCTACCAGTGCAATTGGGAGTACCGCACTGGTGAAACATGTGGAATGAGGCTCGTACACGCAACCGATGAAGATAATACCACAAAGTGTCGCCTCTGCGAGAAGATAATGACCAAGGTCCGCCGACGAGACGCCGAGCTGGACCGACTGAATCGATGGAAACGCGAGGGAAGCACGCTCGTGGCGTCCATGGACAAGTCTCGGAAACTCATCAACGATCTCGAAAACGAAATTAACGAGCTGGTAAAACAGCGAGAAGACAGAAGAAAGGCGTTCTGAAGCTGGAATTCCCTGGCTCACCAGTGACTGAAGACCCGTCTCTCACTTTTTCGTGTGTAATATCGATGATTCCTGTCGTTTCATTTTGTTGATTCCCTCTCTTGCGATGCTTTTTTCCTGGCTTCCAACTGTTAGTGGCTCTCTGTTTGTTAGCCGTCTCATACCATGTGCAACCTAATCCTGAAGCTAATCAACCACACAATCACATCGAGCTGGTTTCAGCGTGCCAGACGCATTTGCTGCTGGTTGGAGGAAAAGTCATGATCACCATGATCGTTTGATAACATATAATCCAATGAATTCTTTCGCTTTTGACGAGTCTGCAAGAATTTGCGACAGAAGGTGGAACTCCTTAAGCGCCTGTATTCCTGATAGAGCAGCCAGTCTCGACAAGGATAGACTGGCGTATAGACTGGCGTCCCGTGGCTCCGGGCcgaagacaaaaaaaaacctGCTAGGAAAAAACCATTGTTCTTTAACACCGGCCTCTGTAGATGTGTGGCATGACGGCTCTTTCACTGACTCCCATCGTCTCAGAGGTTGTGAGGTTGTTGTCAACTTGTCACAGTCGACCCCGCATGCGAAATAGAAGCCCCGTCACATGAGATTCACACTTAGTAAGCGACACAACACCTAGGGCTTTTCAGGACCATCTGCACATCAGGCCATTAGTGTAATGACTTAGGATCATTGATGAATTACATGCAGTCTGAAGAAACTCTAATGAGAGTTGAAGGAACAAACTGGCGAGCGGAAGGATCAGAGACGGCGGCTCACTTTGTCATTCGGCACCCCATATCAAGGCGGGTCAGTGCTTAGCAGGAATGCCTGGACAAAATCAGCTGCATTGCTGTGTCCATCTCTGATTGTCGATTGTTAGCAAAGCAAACGTAGGGCGTTGATGGGAAATAAGCTGGAAAGGGGAAGAATTAAAAAAGCAGCGGACGATCGGTAAGCTATATAAGTCAAGGACAATCGACTATGTCCCAGATAATtcagctcttcaagctctccaTAATCTACGTAACGGGCCACAAGCTACGTGGACCATTAGACTGTTGAGTTTGTGATAATATATCGCTCAATAGGACAAAACTAGAGCAAACATGCGAATCATATTGTTTGGCGCTCATTGTGATGTCGCTGCTTGCCACGTCACCAGTGGGCAACGCTGGTTGTGCTTCAGATGCAGGTGTAGCAGGCGACATATACAATCTGAATGGCTTTGTTTCCGAGTAGAAGCTAAAAGGTCAAGGATATACGTGTCTGGAGTAAGTAGACCCTATACCCTCAGCGACATCTGTTTGGGCGCGACAAGGTCAACGAACAGCTGGCATTATCTAGGTCGAGCAAAAGCAGAGATCCGTAACTCTATCTATTTTATGTCACCAGCTTCGGGCTcgtcgtcgaccttggctAGCCCATGCTCTTTGAGCAAAGCATTAATCTCATCTGCATTCCACAGGTGGTGGTaaatcttcccttccttcgtcTTGCCGACGGTTGCGAATTCAACTAGTAGGGAAGGGGATCTGGTTAGCAACCCCGAATCAGACAGCAAACTGCGATTACTTACTCTTTTCACTGCTTAGCTTCGTCGAGTCCATCGTCTTGCTCAGAACCTTAACAGCCATGGCACATGCCTCCTTCAAGTCGCAATCCTCCTTATAGTCCTGTTTCAGAAGACTCTGGGCACTAGCATTGTTTGCTCCAACGCTGGTCGCTTTCCATCCACCATAGTTACCACTGGGGTTGCTCTGGTACAGCTGGAACTCTCGGAGATGATCGTAGCCGGCGTAGATAAACGAAACACCGAACGGACGGAGACCACCGTGCTGGGTGTAACCCTGCTTCAAGTCGCAGAGTCTGCGGACGAGTTGCTCGCAAGGAATTTCTTCGCCATAGGTAATAAGGTAGCGTTGGGCTGCTTGTCGAGCATAATTAATCAGGATGTTCGCATCGGCGGTCATACCGGCGACAGCACAAATCATGTTACTGCAAGCAAATCAGCCGATGATGAACGCCTCAAATCCTAAAACCCAAAGACAATACGTACTCGTTCAATGTGTAAAGCTTCTCTGCAGATGTGTCTTGCTCAAGCAACTTGCTcgtcaccttcttctccgccgcGAGGACAATGCCATCCTTGGCGAGGATCcccagagccgtaccggcATGTGAGATGGCTTCGAGGGCGTACTCGACCTGATACAGTCGACCTTCTGGCGAGAAGATGGTGGTCTGGGACAATCGTCATTGTGTCAGTTGGAGCTGTCAGCCGGAGAAGATCGGAGGTTAACGTACCCTAGAATCGTAGCGTCGTGACATTTTGGATCAGATTCAGAGGTGAAGTAGCAATGGGGCTATGCTATTAAGTGATTTGCAGCAAGGTCAGACTGATAGAGGGAGACGGGGTGGTGGAAAGCAGGGAGATGGATGATTGCTGTGACGGAAGAGCTGCAGGACAGTTCCAGGTTGGGGTGAGCTCTCAGTGTCTTAGGCAACTCTCGTCGCGCGTCCGTCCGCCAAGCTCGGACCACCTTTTCTCTAAACCCAAACGGAAAGCTTCACTTTCGCCTCAAATGATTCAAACAATTCTAAACTAGTTGCTTTGCTAAGTCCTATTCTCCAAAACAATTATAATGCTCAAGTCTACGTAtacccctcctcctcctttaCCGCCGGGATGGACCGAGCACAAAGCTCCCTCAGGTTTGTCCATATGATGGTCACATTAAATGGCTGTTCTGACGAAACCCAGGCCACACATATTACTACAATTCACAGACGAAACAATCAACGTATACTAGACCACAAGCCACCCCTAATGAACCCTCTTTACCCGCGCCCATTCCAGACCCTGCTGCCAATGCCGCGTTCCTTACGCCCGACACGCTCCCACCATTTTCCTCTACACCGTACGCGCCTCAGGGATACGGCGCCTCCCCATTTGGTGTTCCTGGTTATAATGAACCGcggggcgggtttcgcggAGGGAAGTCCTATCATGACCGTCGACCGCGTGGACCGGAAGACCGGCCGAAATCGAAACATGCCCTACCTGGGTGTGAACCATGGGTGCTTGTGAAAACCAAACTGGGGAGAAGATTCGTTCACAACACGGAAACAAACGAGAGTTTCTGGAAGTTCCCGACAGAAGTACTAAAAGCCGTCGTGGAGTTTGATCGTCTCGAGCGGGAGGCCAAGGAACGCCGCGAACGTGGCGAGACAGCCGAGACCGAGCAGGCGACGACAGCTACCGGCGATGATGCCAAACATCGACCGGACAGCGCTGCTGCGACTGAGGGTGGTGACGAAAGC carries:
- a CDS encoding uncharacterized protein (transcript_id=CADANIAT00008400), yielding MWKELSKIPYFRGVATLRKPQRTFAFNSLAKTQSQAARRTFITTPLRQSQPQDEEDHFHDRSKLDPQRSEETQSATTDEVATRDTAFDPSETSPESELNASQKETNKKGDSRDPLTVSPADKNVSGTRDPMEGGAAKNADKEDGAHSSGGSPRKNRERK
- a CDS encoding uncharacterized protein (transcript_id=CADANIAT00008401), which translates into the protein MSIRIPNHEHGPRTRKGNTAVNMRVHEPIEPRVGGPLLRLLKTNPTDAEAAEGTPARIITGSEQPGVLERIVSHDFGEILVSESIIATVKDGTRRARRKTTWDEDEAVAKAECIGS
- a CDS encoding uncharacterized protein (transcript_id=CADANIAT00008402), with protein sequence MCFYNQKRFACGDYCWTNFAYQCNWEYRTGETCGMRLVHATDEDNTTKCRLCEKIMTKVRRRDAELDRLNRWKREGSTLVASMDKSRKLINDLENEINELVKQREDRRKAF
- the pre9 gene encoding proteasome core particle subunit alpha 3 (transcript_id=CADANIAT00008403) gives rise to the protein MSRRYDSRTTIFSPEGRLYQVEYALEAISHAGTALGILAKDGIVLAAEKKVTSKLLEQDTSAEKLYTLNDNMICAVAGMTADANILINYARQAAQRYLITYGEEIPCEQLVRRLCDLKQGYTQHGGLRPFGVSFIYAGYDHLREFQLYQSNPSGNYGGWKATSVGANNASAQSLLKQDYKEDCDLKEACAMAVKVLSKTMDSTKLSSEKIEFATVGKTKEGKIYHHLWNADEINALLKEHGLAKVDDEPEAGDIK